The DNA window CTCGGTGTAGAGCTGGAGCGCCTGTTCGCCAAGTTCTCGCCCCCAGCCCGATTGCTTGAACCCGCCGAACGGCATGGTGACGTCGTTGAAGTTATGGCAGTTCACCCAGACCGTGCCGGATTTGATCTTCGCGGCCAGCCGATGCGCGGCGCCTAGATTGTTGGTCCAGATCGATGCGGCAAGGCCATACTCGGTGTCGTTGGCATCCTTGGCGAGTTTGTCCAGGTCGTCGTCGTCGAAGGGCATCGCGCAGGCCACCGGCCCGAATATCTCTTCGCGGATCACCGACATGTCAGGCCGCGTGCGGGAAATGACCGTCGGCTTGACGAAATAGCCGACGTGGCCCGCACGCGCGCCGCCAGTGACGATCTCGGCGCCATCGCTCCTGCCTTCCGAGATCAGCCGGGTGATGCGTTCCATCTGCTGCTGAGAGACGACGGGGCCAAGCTCCGTCGCAGGATCAAGCCCGGCGCCGAGCTTCAGCTTTTCGGCCCGCTCGGCGATGCCGGACATGACCTTGTCGTAGATCTTCTTGTGAACGAAGAAGCGCGTTCCCGCGCCGCAGCTCTGCCCGGCATTGAAGAATGCCGCGCTCGAGGCGCCGGCCACCGCCATGTCGATATCGGCATCGCCAAGCACGATGGTCGGTGCCTTGCCGCCAAGTTCCAGGCTGACCTTCTTGAGATTGCCGGTCGCGGCGCGGGCAATCAGCCTGCCGACCTCGGTCGAACCGGTGAATGCCACCTTGTCGATGTCGGGATGGGCAGACATCGCCGCACCGACGGTTTCGCCAAAACCGGTCAGGATGTTGACCACGCCTTCCGGAAAGCCGGCGTCCTGGACCAGCTTGCCGAAATAGAGCGCGCCGAGCGGCGTCTGCTCGGCCGGCTTGAGCACGATCGTACAGCCGGCCGCCAAGGCCGGCGCCACCTTCCAGGCCAGCATGCTGAGCGGGAAGTTCCACGGGATGATCTGACCGACGACGCCGACCGGCTCGCGGCGGGTATAGGCGTGCCAGTCGCCGGGCGCATTGATCGTCATCGTCTCGCCATTGATCTTCGTGGCCCACCCCGCATAGTAGCGGAACGTCTCGGCCGTGAACGGCACCTCGCCATTGCGGGAATCACCGATCGGCTTGCCGCTCTCATAGGAATTGAGCGTCGCCAGCATATCGACATTGGCATCGATCAGATCGGCGAGTTTCCAGATCAGCCTGGCGCGCTCGGCCGGCACCATTTTGGACCAGGGGCCGTCGATCGCCTTGCGCGCGGCCTGGACCGCCAGATCGACATCGGCGCTGTCGCCGGCCGGCACGGCCGCAATGATCCGGCCGTTCGAAGGATCGACCACATCCAACGTCTTTCCCGAGGCCGCCGGGAGCCACGCGTTGCCGACAAGCATCGCATGGCTGCCGCCGACGAACGCCGCCACCTTGGGATCGAGTGGCGGCACGGCATCGAAACGTATGGTCATGGCTTCCTCCCGAAGCATCTGGTCGATCAGCGCTGGACGAACGGCGCGGGAATGGAATTCCCTGCATCGATCCAGATGCTTTTTTCCTGAAGATATTCGTAGATGGCGGTCTGGCCGTTCTCGCGGCCGATACCCGACTGCTTGTAGCCGCCGAAAGGGGAGAGATAGCTGGTGGCGCGGTACATGTTGACCCAGACGCTGCCGGCCTCGAGCCGCTCGGGCAGGCGGATCGCCCGACCGAGGTCCTGCGTCCACATCCCGGCCGCAAGCCCGTAGATGGTGTCGTTGGCGATAGCCACCGCCTCGTCCTCGTCGTCGAAGGGAATGACTGACAGCACCGGTCCGAAGACCTCTTCCTGGGCGATGCGCATGGACTGCTTCACGTTGCCGAAGATCGTCGGCTCGACGAACCAGCCGTCGGCAATCGACGTGTCCTCGGGTATCTTGCCGCCGAGCAATTGTGCTGCGCCCTCGCCATTGGCGATGCCGATGTAATCGAGCACTTTCGCGCGCTGCGGCAAGGTGGTGATCGGACCCACCTGGGTCTCGGGATCGAGCGGATCGCCGATCCTCGCGGTCTTTGCGAAGGCGACCAGCTTCTCCGTCACCTGGTCATAGACCGAGCGCTGCACGAGTGCGCGCGATCCGGCGATGCAGGTCTGCCCGGTCGCGGCGAAGATGCCCGAAACGAGGCCGGGAATGGCCGCGTCCATCTTTGCGTCGGCAAAGACGATGTTGGCGGATTTGCCGCCGAGTTCGAGCGTGACCTTCTTGAGCCCGCCGGCGGCGGCCTGATAGACGCGGCGGCCGGTTGCGTCGCCGCCGGTGAAGGCCACTTTGGCGACATCGGGATGCGTGACGAGGCGGTCGCCGATCTCGTGCCCGAAGCCGGTGACGATGTTGACGACGCCCTTGGGAAAGCCCGCCTTCTCGAAAAGCTGGCCGAAGAACAATGCCGACACCGAGGAGAATTCCGACGGCTTCCAGACGATCGTGTTGCCTGCGGCGAGCGCGGGAGCAAGCTTCCATGTCGCCAGCATCAGCGGCGAGTTCCATGGGGTGATCGCTGCCACCACCCCGAGCGGCTCGCGGCGCGTGTAGTTGAACACGCCCGGCTTGTCGATCGGGATGACGCGCCCCTCGATCTTGTCGGCGAGGCCGCCAAAGAAGCGGAACCATTGCGGGATGTATCTGCACTGCATCCGCATTTCATTGATCAGCTTGCCGTTGTCGCGGGTTTCGAGAACGGCCAGGTTCTCGGCCTCCTCCGCCACGAGGTCGGCAAAGCGCGTCATGATCTGTCCACGCACCGTTGGGGTCATTGTCCGCCACTCGCCACGGAACGCGGCCGCGGCTGCCTGAACGGCCGCATCGACATCGGCTATCCCGGCGCGCGGGACGAGCGCCCAGGCCTTGCCGGTGAAGGGATCGAAGGATTCGAAATAATCCCCCGACCGCGCGGCGGCCGGGCGGCCGCTGATCAGCATGGAGAGCTTTTCCGTGGCGAGCGGCGGACGGGTTGTCATGCTCCGACTTCCTGCAAAGCTTCGCGCGCCACCCGGAAAGAATCCACGCCTGCGGGCACGCCGGCATAGATCACGACCTGTAGAAGGACTTCGCGGATTTCGTCCTTGGTCACACCGTTGGTTAGCGCACCCTTGACATGCATCTTCAGCTCGTGCGGACGATTGAGCGCGGCAAGCATGGCGAGGTTCAGCATGCTGCGGGTCTTCTTGTCGAGCGTGTCGCGGCCCCAGACGGCGCCCCAGCAATATTCCGTCACGAGTTCCTGTAGCGGACGATTGAAATCGTCGGCGCTGGCGAAGGACTTCTCGACGAATTCGGCGCCCAGAACCGATTTGCGGATTTCAAAACCCTTGTCGAATACATCTTTGCCCATTGGATTGTCCTTTCCGTTGATTGGGAGATCAAAGGCCGGGAGTCGGCCGATATTTGCGGCCGCGCGCAATGACGTGGCCGAGCGAGCCGTTGGTCAGGTAAATCTGCGTCGCCTTTGAATCGTAGGGGACGTTCTCCTGGCCGGGATAGCCGATCAGTTCGCGCACGCGCGGGCTCATGTAGTAGGTGGCGATGGCAATCGTTGTGATCGCCGAGAAGGCTTCGCCATCCTCCTTGTTGAGGCTTTCCAGGCAAGCCTCGGCGCCGCTGGCCGGATCGACCGTGATGCCGCGCGCAAAGCCCGGCTTCAGGTCCGTGCGAAAATCCAGTGACTTCTCGACGTCGGCGTAGCCGCAGACGTCGCTGAACTTCGGCATCTTGCCATGCGCGGGGATCAGGAAATCGGCGAGCGCGAAGAAGATGTTCTCGTTCGACATGTCAGGCCACCTTCTGGTTGCGGCGTTCGGCGATCATGCGGCGCGTGTTGCGCAGCGCGACCGCCATGATGGTCGCCGTCGGGTTGGTGGCGCCCGAGGTCGGGAAGGTCGACGCGTCCATGACGTAGAGGTTGGGCACGTCGTGGCAGGCGCCCCATTGGTCGACGACCGAGCGCTTCGGATCGTCACCCATCACGGTGGTTCCGATCAGATGCCAGCCCGATTCACGCACCGGTGTCGAAACCAGAGTCTCGATGGCGCCGGCGGCGCGCACCGATTCCAGGCAGCGATCGATATTGAACTTCAACAGCCGGTTGGAGTTCTCGTTGACCTTGTAGACGATCTGCGGCGCGGGCAGCCCGTCGGAGTCCGTCAGATCCTTGGACAGGATCACCTGGTTGTTCTCTTCGGGAAGATCCTCGCCGACAATGCCCCAGATCAGCGAGTGACCGAAGCGGCGCGCCACATTCTCGTGCAGGTTGGCGCCCCAGAAATCCTGGAACCGGCCGCTCTCGGCGACATAGACCTTGGATCCGGTTGCCCCGGATACGCCGACCGGTCCGCCCGAGGGCATGCAGTTCCATTTCGAACCGCGCACGAAGCCGCGGCTTTCGTCGGTCTCGTAGAACTCGAGCGAATAGACCTGCTGGCCAAAGGGGCCGCGCCAGGAATCGAGCGGATCCGTGTAAGAGGCAAGCACGCTGGCGAAGGGATGCATCATCAACCTTTTGCCGACCATGCCCGATGAGTTGGCAAGGCCGTCCGGATTCCTGGACCCTCCCGACATCAGCAGCAGCCGGGGCGTGCCGACGCCATTGGCGCACAAGATGACCACCTTGGCGCGCTGGCGCCGCTCCCGGCCGTTCGCGTCTATATAGACGACGCCGGTCGCCAGCCCTTGCTCGTTGGTCTCGACTTCCTTGACCCGAGCACGGGTGACCAGCCGCGCGCCGGCTTTCAATGCCAACGGCCAATGCGACCGGTCGGTCGTGGATTTCGCGCCCTCCGGACACCCGGTAAGACAGGTCCCGCGGCGCACGCACGGATTGAGTTCGCCGAACGTCTCCGACGGTATGGCATTGCTGCCGGGCCACCAGTGCCAGCCCATCTTTTCCATGCCCAGCGCACCGCGCAGACCGACGGAGCCGATGGGCAGCGCCGGGAAGGGATAGGCGCCGCGAGGCGGATAGGCCGGATCGCCGGCGAGACCGGAAACGCCCACCTCGCGCTCGATCTCAAGCTGGTAAGGCAGCAGGTCCTCATAGCTGAACGGCCAGTCCTCGGCCACGCCGTCCATCGACCGCACGCGGAAGTCCGACGGCAGGAAATGCATCCACTGCGCGCCATAAAGCGTCGCGCTGCCGCCGACGCCGGCGAACATCAGCGGGTTGATGTCCGTCGTCGACGTGTCGACGGGATAGTCGTTGGGATTGTCACGGACGTTGGGATTGGGATGCCAGAGCTTGGTGCTGACAAGCTCGTGCTCCGGACGCGCGCCGGTATAGTCGGCATAATCAGGCCATTCGCCCTGTTCGAGCACGACAACGGAAATGCCGGCACGCGCCAGATGAAGCGCGGCGACCGAGCCGGATGGGCCGGCCCCGACGATCACGACATCCACTTCCTCGTCGCGCCTTGCCCGTGCACCGCGATCCGCCAGAACTTCAACGGTCATTTTCTTCCTCCCTTGGGGTCCAACGGCAGCATCGGTTCAGGCGAGCCGCGTCCGATAAAACGCCGCCGCGCCGATGATGATGACGCCCTTGATGATGAGCTGCATCTCGATCGGAAATCCGAGCAGCAGCACGAGATTGTTGATCACCACCAGAACAGCCACGCCAAGCAGCGCCGCGAAAATGTTGCCGCGCCCACCGGTAAGCGCCACGCCGCCCATCACGGCGGCAACGATGGAGTCCAGTTCGTAGCCTTGGCCGACCCAGTTCGAGACGGTACCGACATAGCCGAGCAGGAACAGGCCGCCTATTCCCGCGCAGACCGAGCAGATGACGTAGCAAAGGATGACCACGCGATCGGGCGCGACACCGTTGAGGAACGCGGCCTTCGGATTGCTTCCCACCATGAATATCTCACGGCCGAGGCGTGACCGGTGCAACACGATGCCGAACGCGATCGCCAGGAATGCCAGGGTGATCAGATTGACCGGTACGCCAAAAATCCGCCCAGAGGCCAGAAAGCCCATGCCCGGCGGCAAGGTGCTGATCGGCGCCCCGCCGGTATAGGCGAAACGAATGCCCTGCAGGATGATCATCATCGCCAGTGTCGCGAGAAAGGGGCTGACATTGCGCTTGGCGACGAGCCAGCCGTTCACCAGGCCCACCACGGCCGACAGGGCGATCGCGGCGATGAAGATCATCGGAATCGCTTCATTGGTGGTGGCCTTGAAAGCGGTCGCCAGCACCGCCACCGTCGCCATCAGCGAGGCCACTGACAGGTCCAATCCGCGCACCAGGATGACGAAGGTCTGACCGATCACAACCATGCCAAGCGGTGCCGCGATGGTCAGCACATTGACCAGGTTGGCCGGCCGCAGAAAGGTCGGTGAGGCGAGAGCCGCGACGATCATCAGCGCGACCAGGAAGACCACCAGCCCGTAGCGCTCGAAGACAGACGCCAGGGAAATGCCTTGCGATCGCGGCATCGGTGTATCGAGAGGCGCCATCATTATCTCCGCCTTGGTGTGTGGATGCCGACCGCGATGATGATGATAAGACCCTGGATGACCCACTGGTAATAGGACGAGACATTGACGAAATTCAGCAGGCTGTTGAGCATGGTGACGAGCAGCACGCCAAGGAAAGTGCCAAGCACGCCGCCTCTCCCGCCGGCCAGGATGGTGCCTCCGACCACCACCGGCGTTACCGACTGCAGCGTCAGCGCGGCACCGATGCGCGGGTCGCCAACGCCAGTTCGCGCAGTCAGGAAAATCGCCGCTATGCCCGCGCACAGGCCCGACAGCGCGTAGGCAAGCACCACGATGCGATCGACCGGCAACCCGTTCAGCCGCGCCGCTTCCCGGTCGCCGCCGACGAAGTAGATGCTGCGGCCCGTGCGCGTGCGCTGCAGCCAAAGCCCGGCGAGCGCGAAGATCGCGACGAGCACGACGGCGCTGAGCGGAACGCCGCCGACCTTTGCATAGGCAATATCCGCGAAGGCACGCGGTACGGAGCCGCCGGGCTCCTTGCGGTACATCAACGTTCCGCCGAAGATGATCGAGGACATGCCGAGCGTGACGATCAACGGATGGACACGCAGCACAACCGTCAACAACCCGTTGAGCGCGCCCACAGCGGTCGCGGCGACCAATGCGAGCGGCAGTGCAAGCCACACCAGATCGGGGCGCCATTCGAGGAAGTTCGCCAGAAAGACGGTGAGCGCACCAACCAGCGAACCGACCGCCAGATCGATGCCGCCCATCAGCACGACAAACGTCTGGCCTAGGCTGACCATGCCCAGCACGATGAGCTGCTGGAACAGGTTGCCGATGTTGCGCCAAGTCAGGAATCGATCGGACAGGAAGCCGCCGGCGACCGCAAGCAGGACCAGCAGCACCGCCACGATCAGATAGGAAAGCATCAGCCGGTTGCGGCGAAGATCCATCGTGATGGCACTCATCCTACCGGCTCCGCACGCTGATCGATTTCCGCATTGCGGTGCTCGACAGATCGCACCGCGAGATCCATGATCGCCTCTTCGCCGAGCGCATCGCCGTTGATTTCGCCGACGACATAGCCTTGAGCCATCACGAAGACCCTGTCGGAAAGGCCGACGATTTCGGGCAGTTCCGAACTGATCATCAGTACGCCGACGCCAGAATCCGCCAGCCGGCGCACGATGCGATAGATCTCCACCTTGGCCCCGATATCCACCCCGCGCGTCGGCTCGTCGAGGATAAGCAGCCTGCTGGCGATGCGCGACCAGCGGCTGAACAACACCTTCTGCTGGTTCCCACCGGAGAGATTGCCGATCTTCACGTCAGGCGACGGCGTCGCGACCGAAAAGTCCTGGATCTGCCGCATGGCCACCGCACGTTCCCGCTTGCGGTCGATCAGGCCATGTTTCGTTATGCCGCCGAGGTCGGGCGCTACGATATTGGCGGAAATCGGCAGGCCGAGAAACAGGCCGTCGTCCTTTCGGCTCTCGGTCAGAAAACCGAGTCCATGGCGTATCGAGCCCTTCGGAAGCTTCGCCGCAAATGGCTTGCCATCGAATTCGATCACACCATTCTCCACGGTGCGCGTGCCGAAGATCGCCTCGGCGACCTCAGTGCGCCCTGAACCGACCATGCCGGCCACGCCGACGATTTCGCCAACCTTGACGTTGAGGCTGACGTCACGGACGCGCGGACCAGCCTTGAGATTGCGAACGGCGAGCACATCCGGGCCGCTCGCCCGTGCGGTACGCCGAGGCGGATAGATCTGGCTGAGCCGGCGACCGACCATCCGGGTGATCATCTCCTCGCGCGTGAGCGCGCTTACCGGGCTCGTGCCGACGAGCTGGCCGTCCTTGAGGATCGTGACCGTGTCGGCGATCTCGAAGATTTCCTCCAGCCTATGGGAGACGTAGACGATGCCGACGCCTTCGTTGCGCAGCCTCCGCATGTTCTCGAACAAAAGATCGACCTCACGTCCGGCGATGACCGCCGTCGGCTCGTCCAGGATGAGCAGCCGCACCTTGCCGACCAGGGCTTTCGCGATCTCGACCATTTGCTGGTCGGCAAGCGGCAATTCGTCGATCCTGGCGTGGGTTGGGATGTCGACGCCGAGCTGTGAGAGGATTTCAGCGGCGCGGACGTGGCGGGCGCGGTTCGAAATGAGACCCAGCATGCCGCGAGGCTGCGTATCGACCAGGATGTTCTCGGCAACAGAAAGCTCCGGAAAAAGAGCAAGCTCTTGATGGATCACGTGGATGCCGGCAGCGCGTGCTTCCTTCGGCGACTGCCAGGAAACCGGCTTGCCGAGATAGGTCATGGTCCCGGAATTCGGTTTGGTCACGCCGCCCATGACGCGGATCAGCGTCGACTTGCCCGCGCCATTTTCGCCGAGAAGGGCATGAATCTCGCCGGGTTGCACGGCGAAATCAACCTTGTCCAGGGGTTTGACTCCAGGATAGTCCTTCTCGATCTGACTGAGTTCAATAACAGACGCTGACATATCCGGTGCTCGAACTGTTCAATGCACGTCCGGTGCGCGCCCAGGAGGGCGCACACCGGGTCGCTTGGGAGGCTTACTTCGGATAGTCGGGATTGAATGTGCTCGGATTGTAGCCGGCAGGCAGCCCGTTGCTTGGCGACAGATCACCCGGGTCGCTCATGCTGACATGGTCGAGCAGATGCCTGTCGCCCTTGACAGAGACCGTATCCGCGCCGGGCGACGTGACGACCTGGAAGCTCACCTCGACCTTGTCCGGGACCGAGATGCCCTTGAGCACGTCGAGCGCGGTCTCGATGCCGGTGATGCCCATCGACGTCGGATAGTCGATGCCGACCATCTTGATGTTGTGCTGGTTGGCCAGTTGATACATCCGGGCAACGTCGCCACCGGTCATCGGCGGGAATTCGCCGTCCTTGTAGCCGGCGTCAAGAAACGCTTCGATCGCGCCATAGCCCTGTAGGGCGCTGTCGGCCAAGACACCGTCGATGGCCTTGCCGTGCTTCTGGATCAGCGCGGCCATCACCGATTTGCCGGTTGCCGGATTCCAGTCGCAATACTGCTTCTCCAGCACCTTGATGCCGGGGAATTTCGAGAACACTTCCTCGTTCGCCTTGATGCGGATTTCCGCGACGCTCGATCCGGCGATGCCTGGCAGCATCACGATGTTGCCCTTGCCGCCCAGCGTCTCGCACAACCACTGCGCCTCGAGACGGCCCAACGCCCAGTCGGATGCCGTGACGTAGGTGATGTAGTTGGCCGGCGTCTTCACCTTGCGATCGACCATGACGACGGGAATGCCCTGTTCGGTTGCGCGGCCGACGACGGAATCGAGCGCGTCCTCGGTCGAGGCCGCAATGAGCAGGATATCGACGCCCTGGCTGATCAGATCCTGGATATCCGCGATCTGCTTGGAAGGATCGTCATTGGCGTCGGTGACGAGAAGATGGGCGATCTCGTCGCGATGCTGGCCGGCGGACCACAGAACGCCATGCTGAAAGGCGACGCGCCAGGCATTGGAAATCGAAGCATTGGAGAACCCGATCGTGTACGGACCCGCCTTCTTCCATTTCGAGGTGTCGACCATGGTATTGGCATTGGGGTTCCACATCCAGGTGCGCGGCGCGCCGTAGTAGCCAGGCTTCTTTTCCGCCGTCTCCGAAGCGACGGCCGCGCTGGTCTGGGCGAGTTGGATGGCCGGCGCGGCGGCCATGGCTGCCGCCACGGCCGGCATGCCCCGGATAAAGCCCTTGCGGGAAATCTTGTGGTCTAGGATGCTCTTTATTGACATTGGTTCCTCCTCCTTAACGCTCGACAGAGCGTTTAAAATTCTCCTCAGGAATTCTCGCACACGAGAAAGTATAAACAAAGAATAGATGTTTATATCTCGGGCAAATCGCACGAGCATTCTCCTGACAACCTCCAACTCAGGAAAATTCGATTGGACGCGATTTGACGCAAATTAGCAGTCGATTACCCACGATCGTCAATCTGCCGTCTTGTAATAGCTGCTATTACCTTTTTGGCCATTGGGAGGAGCGAGGAATACGACTTATCTAGCAGCCGGTGCTGGGCGCTCGAGGTGCGTTCCGTCGGAGGAGAGGCCGTGAATATTCTTGTCGTCTTGCGCATGATCCCGGATTCCGCGGGCGAGCTGCAACTCGCCGAGGACGGCCGCAGCATCGATCGGGAATGGCTGGATTTCCAGCTCAACGATTTCGACGATCATGCTCTCGAGGAAGCAATCCTGCTCAAGGAGGCCTGCGGTGCGAAGGTGACGGCGGTGGCCGTTGGCGAAGGCGCCAACCGGGTCCTGCAGATGGCCGCAGCGCGCGGCGCCGAGGAAGTCGTGGCACTTCAATCAGAGGAGGACGCCATGATCTCCTCACGAGAGATCGCGGCTTCCATCGCGGCGATGGCGAGGGCAAAGTCGGCAGACTTGGTTCTTTGCGGCGTCCAATCGACCGAGGATGTCTTTGGCCAGCTCGCGCCCTATGTCGGCGCGCTGCTCGACTGGCCGCATGTGTCGGGAACCAACCGTATCGTTGCGAACGGCGCCGTGCTTCGGGTCACGCAAGAGCGCGGCGCGGGTGTCGCCGTCACCTATGAGTTGGCCACGCCGGCGGTGCTCGGCGTTCAGACCGCGTCGAAGGCGCCCCGTTATGTCTCGGGCAGCAAGCTTCGCGAGGCGTCCAAGACGCCCATCGGCCGCGCCACGCCCGAATTGTCGGGTTTCGAACGTTCCGCCGAGATCATCACATTGCGCCTGCCAGTCCAGGGCGGCTCCGGCGAGAACCTCGGCGGCAATGCCGAGACAGTCGCGGATCGCTTGATCACCATCCTGGCAGCCAAAGGCCTGGCGAGGAACTAAGCCATGAAGTTGATTGCCTGTACCGAAGGCCATTCCGGCAAGATCGAAGCCTTCTCCCTTGAAATGATCGCCGCGGCGCGGTCGCTGGCCCAGGCCGACGACGAGGTCGTTGCCTTTTTCGCCGGTCGTGACGCGGAAGGGGCATCCGCTTGCCTTGGTGCCGCCGATCGCCTGATAGTGGCCTGCTCCACAAGATTGGATGTCATTCCCGCCGAGGCCTACACGCTGCTTCTGCGCGACGTCGTCACCGCCGAAAGCCCCGGCCTGGTCCTGGTTCCCTATTCGGCAAACGGACTGGACGTGGCAGCGGACATCGCGGCGCGAACCGGCTGGCCGCTCATCTCCTATGTCAATGAAATCAAGCGGCATGGCGAAAGCCTGACGATCGTCGCGCAGATGTATGGTGGCAAGATACTCGCCGAATGCGAAGTGCGGCTGCCCGCGGTTCTGATGATCAACCCAGGGGCCTTCGCAGCGGCAGTGCCGGATCCGATCGCGGCCGTGAACGTGCAAACGATCGATGCCGAACCCGTACTCACCAGCGGCAAGGTGAAGATGGTGGCCATCGACATGCCGGATTATGCCGAC is part of the Mesorhizobium loti genome and encodes:
- a CDS encoding aldehyde dehydrogenase family protein, which translates into the protein MTIRFDAVPPLDPKVAAFVGGSHAMLVGNAWLPAASGKTLDVVDPSNGRIIAAVPAGDSADVDLAVQAARKAIDGPWSKMVPAERARLIWKLADLIDANVDMLATLNSYESGKPIGDSRNGEVPFTAETFRYYAGWATKINGETMTINAPGDWHAYTRREPVGVVGQIIPWNFPLSMLAWKVAPALAAGCTIVLKPAEQTPLGALYFGKLVQDAGFPEGVVNILTGFGETVGAAMSAHPDIDKVAFTGSTEVGRLIARAATGNLKKVSLELGGKAPTIVLGDADIDMAVAGASSAAFFNAGQSCGAGTRFFVHKKIYDKVMSGIAERAEKLKLGAGLDPATELGPVVSQQQMERITRLISEGRSDGAEIVTGGARAGHVGYFVKPTVISRTRPDMSVIREEIFGPVACAMPFDDDDLDKLAKDANDTEYGLAASIWTNNLGAAHRLAAKIKSGTVWVNCHNFNDVTMPFGGFKQSGWGRELGEQALQLYTETKTVAIRLP
- a CDS encoding aldehyde dehydrogenase, whose amino-acid sequence is MTTRPPLATEKLSMLISGRPAAARSGDYFESFDPFTGKAWALVPRAGIADVDAAVQAAAAAFRGEWRTMTPTVRGQIMTRFADLVAEEAENLAVLETRDNGKLINEMRMQCRYIPQWFRFFGGLADKIEGRVIPIDKPGVFNYTRREPLGVVAAITPWNSPLMLATWKLAPALAAGNTIVWKPSEFSSVSALFFGQLFEKAGFPKGVVNIVTGFGHEIGDRLVTHPDVAKVAFTGGDATGRRVYQAAAGGLKKVTLELGGKSANIVFADAKMDAAIPGLVSGIFAATGQTCIAGSRALVQRSVYDQVTEKLVAFAKTARIGDPLDPETQVGPITTLPQRAKVLDYIGIANGEGAAQLLGGKIPEDTSIADGWFVEPTIFGNVKQSMRIAQEEVFGPVLSVIPFDDEDEAVAIANDTIYGLAAGMWTQDLGRAIRLPERLEAGSVWVNMYRATSYLSPFGGYKQSGIGRENGQTAIYEYLQEKSIWIDAGNSIPAPFVQR
- a CDS encoding carboxymuconolactone decarboxylase family protein, with protein sequence MGKDVFDKGFEIRKSVLGAEFVEKSFASADDFNRPLQELVTEYCWGAVWGRDTLDKKTRSMLNLAMLAALNRPHELKMHVKGALTNGVTKDEIREVLLQVVIYAGVPAGVDSFRVAREALQEVGA
- a CDS encoding GMC family oxidoreductase, whose protein sequence is MTVEVLADRGARARRDEEVDVVIVGAGPSGSVAALHLARAGISVVVLEQGEWPDYADYTGARPEHELVSTKLWHPNPNVRDNPNDYPVDTSTTDINPLMFAGVGGSATLYGAQWMHFLPSDFRVRSMDGVAEDWPFSYEDLLPYQLEIEREVGVSGLAGDPAYPPRGAYPFPALPIGSVGLRGALGMEKMGWHWWPGSNAIPSETFGELNPCVRRGTCLTGCPEGAKSTTDRSHWPLALKAGARLVTRARVKEVETNEQGLATGVVYIDANGRERRQRAKVVILCANGVGTPRLLLMSGGSRNPDGLANSSGMVGKRLMMHPFASVLASYTDPLDSWRGPFGQQVYSLEFYETDESRGFVRGSKWNCMPSGGPVGVSGATGSKVYVAESGRFQDFWGANLHENVARRFGHSLIWGIVGEDLPEENNQVILSKDLTDSDGLPAPQIVYKVNENSNRLLKFNIDRCLESVRAAGAIETLVSTPVRESGWHLIGTTVMGDDPKRSVVDQWGACHDVPNLYVMDASTFPTSGATNPTATIMAVALRNTRRMIAERRNQKVA
- a CDS encoding ABC transporter permease translates to MAPLDTPMPRSQGISLASVFERYGLVVFLVALMIVAALASPTFLRPANLVNVLTIAAPLGMVVIGQTFVILVRGLDLSVASLMATVAVLATAFKATTNEAIPMIFIAAIALSAVVGLVNGWLVAKRNVSPFLATLAMMIILQGIRFAYTGGAPISTLPPGMGFLASGRIFGVPVNLITLAFLAIAFGIVLHRSRLGREIFMVGSNPKAAFLNGVAPDRVVILCYVICSVCAGIGGLFLLGYVGTVSNWVGQGYELDSIVAAVMGGVALTGGRGNIFAALLGVAVLVVINNLVLLLGFPIEMQLIIKGVIIIGAAAFYRTRLA
- a CDS encoding ABC transporter permease; translated protein: MSAITMDLRRNRLMLSYLIVAVLLVLLAVAGGFLSDRFLTWRNIGNLFQQLIVLGMVSLGQTFVVLMGGIDLAVGSLVGALTVFLANFLEWRPDLVWLALPLALVAATAVGALNGLLTVVLRVHPLIVTLGMSSIIFGGTLMYRKEPGGSVPRAFADIAYAKVGGVPLSAVVLVAIFALAGLWLQRTRTGRSIYFVGGDREAARLNGLPVDRIVVLAYALSGLCAGIAAIFLTARTGVGDPRIGAALTLQSVTPVVVGGTILAGGRGGVLGTFLGVLLVTMLNSLLNFVNVSSYYQWVIQGLIIIIAVGIHTPRRR
- a CDS encoding sugar ABC transporter ATP-binding protein, yielding MSASVIELSQIEKDYPGVKPLDKVDFAVQPGEIHALLGENGAGKSTLIRVMGGVTKPNSGTMTYLGKPVSWQSPKEARAAGIHVIHQELALFPELSVAENILVDTQPRGMLGLISNRARHVRAAEILSQLGVDIPTHARIDELPLADQQMVEIAKALVGKVRLLILDEPTAVIAGREVDLLFENMRRLRNEGVGIVYVSHRLEEIFEIADTVTILKDGQLVGTSPVSALTREEMITRMVGRRLSQIYPPRRTARASGPDVLAVRNLKAGPRVRDVSLNVKVGEIVGVAGMVGSGRTEVAEAIFGTRTVENGVIEFDGKPFAAKLPKGSIRHGLGFLTESRKDDGLFLGLPISANIVAPDLGGITKHGLIDRKRERAVAMRQIQDFSVATPSPDVKIGNLSGGNQQKVLFSRWSRIASRLLILDEPTRGVDIGAKVEIYRIVRRLADSGVGVLMISSELPEIVGLSDRVFVMAQGYVVGEINGDALGEEAIMDLAVRSVEHRNAEIDQRAEPVG
- a CDS encoding substrate-binding domain-containing protein; translation: MSIKSILDHKISRKGFIRGMPAVAAAMAAAPAIQLAQTSAAVASETAEKKPGYYGAPRTWMWNPNANTMVDTSKWKKAGPYTIGFSNASISNAWRVAFQHGVLWSAGQHRDEIAHLLVTDANDDPSKQIADIQDLISQGVDILLIAASTEDALDSVVGRATEQGIPVVMVDRKVKTPANYITYVTASDWALGRLEAQWLCETLGGKGNIVMLPGIAGSSVAEIRIKANEEVFSKFPGIKVLEKQYCDWNPATGKSVMAALIQKHGKAIDGVLADSALQGYGAIEAFLDAGYKDGEFPPMTGGDVARMYQLANQHNIKMVGIDYPTSMGITGIETALDVLKGISVPDKVEVSFQVVTSPGADTVSVKGDRHLLDHVSMSDPGDLSPSNGLPAGYNPSTFNPDYPK
- a CDS encoding electron transfer flavoprotein subunit beta/FixA family protein, with amino-acid sequence MNILVVLRMIPDSAGELQLAEDGRSIDREWLDFQLNDFDDHALEEAILLKEACGAKVTAVAVGEGANRVLQMAAARGAEEVVALQSEEDAMISSREIAASIAAMARAKSADLVLCGVQSTEDVFGQLAPYVGALLDWPHVSGTNRIVANGAVLRVTQERGAGVAVTYELATPAVLGVQTASKAPRYVSGSKLREASKTPIGRATPELSGFERSAEIITLRLPVQGGSGENLGGNAETVADRLITILAAKGLARN